TGGCTATCCCCGCGCCGCCGGGCAGTACGTTGGCTGCTTTACCCTACCCTTCTCTTTTTGGCTATGAAACTCCCCCTACCGGCCCTGTTTGGGCCCGGCCCGGTGCCGGCCGCGCGCCGCAGCCGCCCCGGCCCCACGCCCCAAGCGCGCGCACTTTCCTTAGCTGGTTTCTGGCGGCTGGTGTCATGAGCGCGCTCCCCACCACCGCCCTCATCGCGGCCCCGCCTACCCTGTTTCGGCAGGGCTTAATGGCGCTGCTGCGCGAACACTGGCCCCAACTACTCTTCACTCTTACCGCCGATGCCTCACAGGTAGCCGAACTGGTGGCGCACCACGCCTTTGGACTGCTGGTGTTGGATGGCACGCTGCCGGGCCTGGCGCTGCCCGCACTGCTGGCGCGGCTGCACCAGACCCGGCCCACCCAGCGCTTGGTGGTACTGGCCGACCAGCGCCCGCTGCTGGAGCGCGGGGTGCCGTTGCCGTGGCCGGGTACGCGGCTGGTGGTGCCCAGCCAGGTAGCGCCCCCGGCGCTGGCTACGGCCCTGGCCCCGTGGCTGGATGTGCTGTTTGGGGCCACGGCCCGGCCCGGCCCGGCCCCTACCCCCCCGGCGACCGGCTACTTCAGCCGGCGCGAGCTGGAGGTGTTGCGCCTGGTAGTGGCGGATAATTGTAACGAGGAAATCGCCGACCGCCTGTGCCTGAGCGTGCGCACCGTGGAAAGCCACCGCCGCATGCTGCTCCAAAAGGCCGGCACCCGCACGCTGGTGGGCCTGGCTGCCCGCGCCGTGCGCGAGGGCTGGGTGGCCTGACCAAGTTCAGTGCTGGTACGGATGCGGCAGCGAACAGGCACAGGTTGTTTTGCGGGTAGTGAAAACCAGGCGGCGCGGGCCGCTCCTTTCCTCCCGCCTACCCATGCTCAACAGCCCGTTTTTTGACACTATTCTTTCCCTGATTACGCTGTACCTGATTTTCAGCCAGCTCACGCTCTCGCTGGTCGAGCTGCCAGCGGGCGTGCTGAACACCAGGGGCACGTACCTGCACGCCCGGCTGGGCGATGCGCTGGGGCTGGCCCTGCGCGATGCGTTTTACCAGGCCCCCACCATCCGGGCGCTGACGCTGCCCAGGGCGCAGAAAAACCTGCTCGTGGCCTGGGTACCGCGCTGGCCAAGCTACGTCAGCGAAACGCTCTTTGCCCAGACGATTATCGAGCAGGTGGCCGGGGCGGGCACTGGCCCTACCCCCCTCGACCAGTTCAGCGCGGGCCTGCGCAGCCTGAGCCCAACGACGTTTACGGGCACGCTGCAAACGCTGTATGACAACGCCCTGCGCGTGGGAGCTACGCCTGCCGAGCAGGGCGTGGCCTTGCAGCGCAACCTGGAAGGCTGGTTTCACGAGTTCGGCGAGCGGCTCACGGGCTGGTACAAGCGCGATAATCGCAAGTACCTGTTTCTGGTGGGCCTGCTGGTGGCCGTGCTGGCCGATGTGGATTCAGTGCGGCTGGCCCGCTTTCTCGGCGACTCGCAGCACGCGGCCGCCCGCCTGGCGCTGGTGGATACCGGGCTGCAAATCGCGCGGGAAGCCCACCCGGCCGGATTGGACTATAACCCGGCCAATCCGGCCGGCGCACCGCCGGCTGTACCAGCAAGCCGAGCCATGCACCAAGCCGATTCGTTGTTTCAGCAGGCGCTGGCGGCCGTGCCCGCGGCGGGGCTGCCCCTGGGCTGGCTGCGCTGGACCCACCGCAGTGCCCGGCGCACCAACACCACGACGGTGCGCGACTCGGCGAGCCCCGCCCGGCGCTATGCCCGCCCGGCGGCCTATGGGTGGGACCCGGCGGCCGACGACTTCGGGATGCCGCCCTACGCCCAGCGGTGGCAGCTCGATGCCCAAACCGGCCAGGTGCGCCTGGCGCGCGGGTTTTCGGGCTTTTTGGATATCCTGGGCGGCTGGCTGCTCACGGCCTTTGCCCTGATGCTGGGCGCGCCTTTCTGGTTCGATACGCTGGGTAAGTTCATCAATATTCGCAACGTCGGCCTCAAGCCTAAGTCAACCACCTAGCTTTTTACTTCTCATGCGCCACCTACCCGCCCTGCTGCTCGGCGTGCTGCTCCTGCTACCGCTGAAGAGCTGTAAAGTGCCCGATATTCAGCCCTTTGCCACGGCTACCGGCGAAATGACCTCCGCCGTGGGCGCGGGCTACGACCTGGTGCTGGACGACCTGGCGGCTACCTCCCCGCTGGGCCTGAGCACCGGCCAGCAAACCCAGCTGCTGCTGCAGCGCGATTCCCTGGCCAAGCACCTACGCGTGAGCCGGCGCGCCCTGGCGGCCTTCAACCAATATGCCAAGGCGCTGGTGGAGGTAGCGGATGCCGGGGTGCAGGGCCAAGCCAGCCTCAACAAAATAGCGACCGCGCTGGCGGGGGTAGCGGCCGCTTTCAACCCGGTGGCCGGCGTGGCGGGCGGCCTGTTTGCCACCGGCGTGCAGGGTATTTCGAAGAACGTGCAGCAAATCCGGACGCTGAAGCGGCTCGACCGGGCCCTGAGCGCGGCCGATAGCGCCGTGCAGCGGGCTACGGCGCTGCTGGCCGCCAACAACCAGGACATTGCCCGCATCGACAGCGCGGCGGCCAGCATCGCCGATGCCCAGCTGACCGGGGCCAACCAGAACGTGCTGCAAGCCTACGACGACCTGACGCTGCGCACAGCCCGCGCCGATACGGCCGCCGCCCTGATGGTGGAGTTTGAAGCCACGGCCATTGCCTACAACGGAGCCCCAGCCGACCGGCGCACGCGCTACCAGAAGCGCCTGAGCCAGCTGCTAAGAGAAATTGCGCGCTTCGACCCGGTGATAACCCGGTTTTTCGACCCCGGCACCGGGTCCCTACCCCCCTTCCCGGCCAGCGAGCTGCGGCCTACCCTGGCGCTACTGGCCAAGCGCGAGGACTTTTGGCGGCAGCGGGCCGATTACGGAATTTCGGCCCCCTTCCAGGCGCGCTACGACCGGGTGCAGGCCGAGCTGGCTGCCCGCGCCCGGTGCGCCCGGCAGCACCGGCAGGTGCTGCAAAAAGCCACCGACCTGCTCGAAACCTGGGCCACCAGCCACACCGCTCTCCGGCAAGCGGTGGTTGACCAGCGGCACGCCGTGTCCTTTGCGGAGGTGGTGGCCGAAGCCCGCCAGCTCAAGGAATATATTGATAAGATTTCCACCGCCTTTAACTAAGCCCGGCCATGCCCGTTATTGATTGGAACAACCTCATTTTGCTGGAAGACTGGGCCGCTGCGCTCCAGCAAATTCTGGCCGCTGCCGAAGCCGCCGTGCAAAGCCCCACCGGCCAGCGCCAGGAAATAGCCGAGCTGCTGCGCACGTTCATCAAGAAGTCGCCCATTGATGCCGGCCCCCTCGACAACATTGCCACGGGCGCAATCGTTGACCTGAACATCAGCATCATCGGTGATGCGCTGCGGGCCATTCGGGCGCGCGAATCGGCGCTCAAGCAGCAAATCACCCTCATTACCGGCGTGACAACACAAGCTCGCAACGACGCCAAAAACCTGCGGCTGGATAAGGTAAACCAGGCCCTGGCCGAAGCACGAATGGCGCTTAAAGCCTTGCAAGCCGCCAACCATGCCCTGGACACCCCCGATACGAAACTGGCCAAGAAAATTGACACCCTCGTGGCGGCCCTGCGCGACTTGAGCTAAGCCCAGCGGAGTATTTGCGCCCCTAAACCCTGGCCCTGAGCAAGACGAGGGGGTAGGGCCGTGAGGAACGAGCGCGACAGTCGCAAAGCCGCCTGTTTTGCGTTAGGACAGTAGCGGGCCGCTGGTGTTTATTGCGAGGGAATTCCGCCCTTTGCACCCTGGCCCATGAGCGCTTACTACCAGCCCTCCCACAAAATGACCGCCGCGGGCAGCTTGCTGCTGCTGGCTGGCGGGGTAGCGGCCGCCGCCGTGCTGGCTCCCCTCTACATCTACGCCGTCTGGTACATTCCTTCCGTGTACCTGAACTTGCTGGTATGCGGGGTTTTCGGGCTGCTGCTGGGCGGGGCGCTGGCCTCGCTGGCGAAAATAGGCAAGCTGCGCAGCCCCTGGGTGGTAGGCCAGCTGGCGCTGGTAGTGGGCCTGGTGGCCGTATACCTCGAATGGAGCGTGTTTCTGACGCTGCTCTACAACTCCAAAACGACCGGCTCCGAGTCGCAGGCCGATACGAGTACGTCCTTTAGTTTACCCTTATTCACCCAAATTGTTACCAGCCCGGTAGCCATGTGGCAGGCCATGCAGCGGGTAAATGCCACCGGCACCTGGTCGCTGGGCAGCGCCAGCGCCACCAATACGGCGGTGTCGGGCGTGTTCCTATGGCTGGTTTGGCTGGGGGAAGCTGCCATTATTATGGGCGTGGCCTACTGGCTGGCACACCGCCAGGCCAGCGAGCCGTTTTCGGAAACCAGCGACGAGTGGGCGGCCACCGAACACCTGGCGCGCCCCCTAAACTACGTGCAGGACGTGCCCGGCATCCGCGCGGCCCTCGAAAGCGGCCACTTCGAGCAGCTGGTACCCTATGATGGGCAGTCGGCCACCGGCTCGTTTGCCCGGCTGCAGCTGCACCACGCCCCCAACGCCTCCGACTGCCACTACCTAACCCTGCAAAACGTGGCAACCAAGCGCGACAAAAAGGGCAAGGGCACGCAGCAAGCCAAAACTGTTCTGAAGTACCTGGCGCTTTCGCCCACCACTTACCAGCAGCTGCGCCAGCGCTTCGGCACGGCCGTGTAGCGGGGGTAGGGTAATTTACAAAACCACCCTACCCCCGCCATTCTCACGCAAGCTGCCGGCCAGGACGGGGTAATCCGTTAGCCCAGTTTCTTATAACGCACCCGCTTGGGCTCCACGTCGCCGAGGCGCTTGCGCTTGGCTTCTTCGTAATCCGAGAAATTACCCTCGAACCACACCACTTCCGAGTCGCCTTCGAAGGCCAGGATGTGGGTAGCGAGCCGGTCCAGAAACCAGCGGTCGTGGCTGATGATGACGGCGCAGCCGGCGAAGTTTTCCAGCGCGTCTTCCAGCGCCCGGATGGCGTTCACATCCAGGTCGTTGGTAGGCTCGTCGAGCAGCAGTAGATTCGCGCCCTGCTTGAGGGTCATGGCTAGGTGTACGCGGTTTTTCTCGCCGCCCGAGAGCGTGCCGACTTTCTTTTCCTGGTCGCCGCCGCCGAAGTTAAACTTGCTCACGTAGGCCCGCGAATTCACTGGCCGGCCGGCGAGCAGCATGGTTTCGGTGCCGCCCGTGATGGTGTCGAATACCGATTTGCTGGGGTCGAGCGAGTCGTGCTGCTGGTCGATGTAGGCAGTTTGCACCGTGGGGCCGACTTCGAACGTGCCGGCGTCAGGCTTCATTTGGTCGGTTATCATCCGAAAGAGCGTGGTCTTGCCCGCGCCGTTGGGTCCGATGATACCCACGATGCCGCCCTGGGGTAGGGAAAAGCTCAGGTTCTCGAACAGCAGCTTGTCGCCAAAAGCTTTGCGCAAGTGCTCGGCCTCAATAACTTGCGCACCCAGGCGCGGGCCATCGGGGATGAATAGTTCGAGCTTCTGCTCCTTGTCTTTGGCTTCTTCGCTAGCCAGCTTGTCGTAGTTGGCGAGGCGGGCCTTGCCCTTGCTCTGACGGGCTTTGGGCGACATCCGTACCCATTCCAGCTCGCGCTGCAAGGTTTTGGCGCGCTTGCTTTCGGTGTTTTCCTCCTTGGCCAGGCGGTCAGTTTTCTGTTCCAGCCACGAGCTGTAATTACCCTTCCACGGAATACCGGTGCCGCGGTCCAGCTCCAGAATCCAGCCGGCCACGTTATCGAGAAAATAGCGGTCGTGGGTGACGGCAATCACGGTGCCTTTGTACTGCTGCAAGTGCTGCTCTAGCCACAGCACGCTTTCGGCGTCGAGGTGGTTAGTGGGCTCGTCAAGCAACAGTACGTCAGGCTCTTGCAGCAGCAGGCGACACAGGGCCACGCGGCGCTTCTCGCCCCCGCTGAGCGTGCCGATAATGGCTTCCTGCGGCGGGGTACGCAGGGCGTCCATCGCCCGTTCCAGCTTGCTGTCGAGGTTCCAGGCGTCGAGCTGGTCCAGGCGCTCCTGCACCGTGCCCTGGCGCTCCAGCAGCTTGTCGAAGTCGGCGTCTTCGGCCCCGAAGGCTTCGTTTATTTCATCGTATTCTTTGAGCAGGGCTACCGTTTCGGCGGCTCCTTCCTGCACCACTTCCAGTACGGTTTTGGCGGGGTCGAGCTGGGGCTCCTGCTCCAGGTAGCCCACCGAGTAGCCGGGCGAAAACACGACTTCACCCTGAAACTGCTTGTCTACCCCCGCAATAATTTTCAAGAGGCTCGACTTGCCCGAGCCGTTGAGGCCGAGCACGCCGATTTTGGCCCCATAGAAAAACGAGAGGTAGATATTTTTGAGAACCTGCTTCTGCGGCGGGTAAATCTTGCTTACCCCAGCCATGCTGAAGATGATAGTGGGCTGGTCGGACATATGTTTGAAGTGCTGATTTTTGAGGTACTGAAGTGCTGTCGCTGAGTTTTTGGTCCTTGGTTCCTGGTTTTTAATCCTGGTTTTGAGCGTGCGATTTCTAGCCTCCGGGCGTCAAAGGTCGGCGGACGCTGGTCAAAATAGAAGCCTTCCCTTTTTTACGGCTAAAACCAGAAACCCTAAACCGAGAATTAGAAACCAGGCACTAGGAACTCCAAACCAGAAACTACCAATTTTTCGCGTAAACTTGTAGTTCATTCCCTGTCCACGTTTGGAGCCGACTGCTGCGCTTTCCGACGTTTTTGCCTCACTCTATCTTTCCCATTTCACCAATGGACATTCCCGACCACCCGCTCACGGAAGCTCGCCGCTATGGCTACGTGCAGGACGGGGGCGTTTGGCTGCGCCCGGTTTTGGGCCAGCCGGCCCGCCGCATCGGCCAGGTTAAAGACACGGACGATGACGCGCTGCGCTACTTTGGCCAGCGCTACGAGGCTTTTCGGGCAAAGATTGATGAGCTGCTAGAACGCCTGCAAGCTGCTGACAACCAAGGCTCTTACCTGATGAAGCTGCTGCACCTGCAGGAGCAGACCAAGCAGCACGACGGCCTGGGCGACTACGAGGGCCTGCACCGCCGCCTGCGCGAGGCCGAGGAGCAGCTCAACGTGTCGGTGGCCCGCAACCGCGAAAAAAACCTGGCCACCAAAGTCAGCCTCATCGAGCAGGCTGAGGCCCTGCGCGAAAGCGTGGAGTGGCTGTCGGCCAGCGAAACCGTGAAGGAATTGCGCCAAGCCTGGCTTAAAACCGGGCCCGTGGACAAGGCCCTGGCCCCGCCGCTCGAAGAGCGCTTTCACGGGGCAGTGCAGGAATTCTTTGACCGCCGCAAAGCCTTCCAGACCGACCGCAAGGCGCTGGCGCGCCGCACCGTGGAGCGCTACCGCGAGCTGGTGAACCAGGCCGAAAGCCTCAAGAACTCCGACCAGTTCGAAGCCGTGTCGCGGCAGCTTAAGCAGCTGCAAACGGCCTGGCGCGACGTGAATGGCAACCTGCCCAAAAAGCAGGCGGCCGAGCTGTGGACCCGATTTCGGGCGGCTAACAACCACTTTTTTGAGCGCCTCAAAACGCACATCGAAACCCAGCGCCCCGCCGAGGTGCGCCCCGGTGCCGTGCCCGGCTCACCCGAGGAAAGCCTGCTGCGCAAGCGCGAGCTGGCCCGCCGCGCCGAGGCCCTCATTGCCCTACCCCCCAACCAGGGCGTGACGCAGGCCAAAGCCCTGCAAGCCGAGTGGAAGCAAAGCGGCGCGGTGCGTGGCCCCGAGTCGGACCAGCTGTGGCAGCGCTTCATGCTGGCCTGCGACAAGGTATTTGAGATGAGTGCCCTCGACTACTACCTGCGCAAGCGCCAGGCTGAGGGCAGCCCGCCGCTGAGCCCCGACGAGCGCGCCCAGACCGCTACGGTGGCCTTGCGCAAGTTTATTGAGAGCGACCGCCAGGAGCTAGCCGCGCTGCGCGATAACCTGAGCAAGCTCAACAATTCGGCAGCTAATGACCAGTTCCGGCAACTCTTGCAAGGAAAAATTCGCACCTTCGAGCGTAAGATTCAAACTAAAACCGAGCTAATTACCCTCTTTCAGCTGTCTACCGGCAGCTAACCTTTGGCCGGGCATTTGCGTTGCGCCGGTGGCGCTTATATTTAGCAACCTTTTTTCCAACGCCTACCCCCTCTTTTTTTACCATGTACTGGACCCTCGAACTCGCCTCCTACCTGGAAGATGCGCCCTGGCCGGCCACCAAGGACGAACTCATTGACTTTTCTATTCGCTCGGGGGCCCCGATGGAGGTAGTCGAAAACCTGCAAGGGCTGGAAGATGACGGCCAGCCCTACGAAAACATCGAAGAAGTGTGGCCCGACTACCCCACCAAGGAAGACTTCATGTTCAACGAAGATGAATACTAATTCAGTTATCAATTATCAGTGAACAGTTATCAACTGTTCTTCAAATATTTGCGCGGGTTGCAGCCACCAGTTAGCCTCCTTCGGAATTGATAACTGATAATTGCTCACTGATAATTGAAAAGTTAATCGCGGGGTACCCCAATCGGGTGCTGCTCCGCGATTTTTCGTTGGTGCTGCCGGCCGCGCCCACGTTTGTGGCGGTGCTGGGGCACAACGGAGCCGGCAAAACCACCTTGTTTCGGGTGCTGACTGGGCAGCTGCCCTACCAAGGCTCGGTGCGGCTGGGCGGGCCCGAAGAGCTGCGCACGCTGCGCGGGCCGGCGCTGGCGCGGCGGCTGGGCTACCTGCCCCAGCGTGGCAGCCTCGACTTTGGCCTGGCTGCCCGCGAGCTGGTGGTGATGGGCCGCTACCGCCACCACGGCCTGTTCAGCACCTACGGCCCCGCCGACTACGCCCGCGCCGACGCGGCGCTGGCCGCCGTGGGCGCTACCCACCTGGCTGGGCAGGATTTCCGGGAGCTTTCGGGCGGCGAGCAGCAGCTAATATGGCTGGCCCAGCTAAGCCTGCACGATGCGCCGCTGTACCTGCTCGATGAGCCTACCCAGCAGCTCGACGTGTACCATCGGCGGCGCATTTTTGCTTTGCTAAGTGAGTGGGTAACGATAGAAGGGCGCACCATTTTATGCAGCACCCACGACCTCGACAGCCTGCCCGGCCTGCCCGGCTTCCTGCTCAATTTGTCGCGCCCGCACCCCAAGCTGCTACCCCTCAGCGCCGAATCGGTACGCGCTGAGCGCAGGTTTCTGGAAAAGGAATGAGTAGCGAAAGAACGTCATGCTTCCTTCGTCAGCATGACGTTCTTTCGCTACTCACCACTACCTATTCCCCGGCCGGCCGCGCAGCACGTGCCAGATGGAGCGCATAAACGGCCCCGGTGCCACCGAGTTCATCACCCGCAGGTTGTCGGCCCAGGATGTTTTTTCGTCCAGAAAGCGCAGGATGCGGGCCACCGGGTTGCGCTCGAAAAGCTGCTGAAAAATGTCGCGGGTCGTCTCGCCCCGGCGCTGCATAATGTCGAGCAGCAGCGTATCAAAAAGCCGGAACTGCCAGCGGTCGCCGGTGAGGTCGCGGGGCGGCCGGCCGGTGGCCGCCAGCGCCGCCGCCAGCCGCGCCGACTGCGCCTGAATGCGCCGGAAGGCGTAGCCGGTGCTCGGCTTGGCCCGCCCGGCGCGGGTCCCCAGGTTGATAATATTGGCCCCTACCCCCTCCGGCAGCGGGTGGTCAGTCATCGGAATAGCCCCCATTTCCTCCTCCACCATGCGGTAGTCGGCTGGCGCTAAATCCAGCGTATTCGTCAGGTAATCAAGAATATGGGCTTCGTATTCGGCCTTAGCTAAAACTTGCGCCGAGAAGAGTGTGTACTCGACCAGCGCCCGGCGCGGCGCGAAAGGTAGCACGTACATGAACCGCGCCTCGTGGTACTGCGGACCGCGAAAATCCATGAACTCGACCACGTTCGGGTCGAATACGTCGCGGGTGGTTTCGATTTCCCAGCCCACAAAATGCTGCAACAGGTAGCGGTGCCGGCCGGGCCGGGGCGTGATGGCCGGCGGACGGCTGTCGAAGGCGTAGTGAGCAATGAATTCTTCGCCAGCCTCGGTGCGGGCGCGCACCCCTACCCCCGTGTTTTCGAGCGAAGCCACCCGGCCGCGCAGCACCGTGAACTGCGCCGGCCGCGCCACCAGTGCTTGGTGCACGAACTGGTAGAAATCGAGCCCGCGCACGGTGCGGTAGCGGTACTTTCCCAAGTTGAGCACCCGCGCAAAACCCGGAGCCCGGAAGGCGATATGTTGCCATTCGCCCACGGCCAGCTTATCGAAGGGGGTAGGCTCGTCGGCCCAGTACGACCAAGTGCGGTCGTTGCGGTCCTTGGCTTCGGGCTCGATGAGCAGGATGCGCTTTTCAGCCAAGCGGGGCTCCTGAGCCAGGTAATAGGCCAGGCTCAGGCCCGCCGCCCCGCCGCCCACCAGCAGGTAGTCGTAGGGCAGCGGCGCGGAGGGGGGGTAGGGCATGGCACAAAGATGCGCGGGCGCGGCGCTTCGTCGATTTGGTGTTAGGTTCGTGGTGATACTAGTAGTACACTTATTCAAGTGGTATTTTTTTGTTATTCCCCGGTGCTTTACCCCGACCGATACCCTTTTATTTTATGAAGCCGTCCACCCCATTATTTTTTATGCCGGCCCTAGTGGCCGGCCTGCTGCTTACGTCGGCCGCCCACGGCCAGACGGTACTTTGGGCCACTAAAGTGGAAGATGTTTCTTCCCAAAAAGCCCAGGGCAAGGCCCCATTTTCGCCCGACAAAGCCTTGGGCGAACCCAACTCCCTACCCCTGGGCCAGACCAGCAACGAAGCCTGGACGCCGGGCAAGGACGGCTCCAACGAGTTCATTACCGTGCGCTTTGCCAAGTCAATTATCGCGCAGCAGGTGACGGTGATTGAGAACGTGAACCCTGGGGCCGTGACCAAGATTGAGCTGATTGACATCAAGGGAGAGCACCACGTGGTATACACCAACCCCAACCCCGGCCCGCTGCCGGTGGGTTTTCGCACGCTTCAGGTCAAGTTTAAGCCCGAGAAATACCGCACTATCGGCGCGAAAGTGACGCTGAACGCGGCCAAGGTGCCCGGTGACAATCAACTCGATGCCATCGGCATTGCCAACGTGGATGTGCAGATTGTGCGGCAGGATTTCAAAAACCCGGCCTCGACGGACGTGGAAACGGTACAGATGGACTCGACGCTCAAGAACCTGGGGCCCACCGTGAACAGCAAATACGTGGATACCCACCCGGTGATTTCGCCCGACGGGCGCACCATGTTTTTCGCCCGGCAGTTTTACCCTGAAAACCGCGGCGGCACGCGTGACCCGCAGGACATCTGGTATTCCAAGCTCACGAGCGGTAAAAACCAGACCTGGAGCACGGCCAAGAACCTCGGCACCCCGCCCAACGGCCCCGAAGACCCCAACGGCCTGGCCTCGGTATCGGCCAACGGGCAGGTGGCGCTGCTTATTGGCGTATACGTAGATGGCTTTATGGAGCCCAAAGGCTTCAGCACGAGCCGGCGCTCGCCGGGCGGCTGGAGCGTGCCGCAAAAGGTACCGATTGACAACTTCATCAACCAAGACCCGGCCCATATTGATGGGTTTATGGCTACCTCGGGCAAGGCG
The genomic region above belongs to Hymenobacter psoromatis and contains:
- a CDS encoding DUF349 domain-containing protein, whose translation is MDIPDHPLTEARRYGYVQDGGVWLRPVLGQPARRIGQVKDTDDDALRYFGQRYEAFRAKIDELLERLQAADNQGSYLMKLLHLQEQTKQHDGLGDYEGLHRRLREAEEQLNVSVARNREKNLATKVSLIEQAEALRESVEWLSASETVKELRQAWLKTGPVDKALAPPLEERFHGAVQEFFDRRKAFQTDRKALARRTVERYRELVNQAESLKNSDQFEAVSRQLKQLQTAWRDVNGNLPKKQAAELWTRFRAANNHFFERLKTHIETQRPAEVRPGAVPGSPEESLLRKRELARRAEALIALPPNQGVTQAKALQAEWKQSGAVRGPESDQLWQRFMLACDKVFEMSALDYYLRKRQAEGSPPLSPDERAQTATVALRKFIESDRQELAALRDNLSKLNNSAANDQFRQLLQGKIRTFERKIQTKTELITLFQLSTGS
- a CDS encoding lycopene cyclase family protein, translating into MPYPPSAPLPYDYLLVGGGAAGLSLAYYLAQEPRLAEKRILLIEPEAKDRNDRTWSYWADEPTPFDKLAVGEWQHIAFRAPGFARVLNLGKYRYRTVRGLDFYQFVHQALVARPAQFTVLRGRVASLENTGVGVRARTEAGEEFIAHYAFDSRPPAITPRPGRHRYLLQHFVGWEIETTRDVFDPNVVEFMDFRGPQYHEARFMYVLPFAPRRALVEYTLFSAQVLAKAEYEAHILDYLTNTLDLAPADYRMVEEEMGAIPMTDHPLPEGVGANIINLGTRAGRAKPSTGYAFRRIQAQSARLAAALAATGRPPRDLTGDRWQFRLFDTLLLDIMQRRGETTRDIFQQLFERNPVARILRFLDEKTSWADNLRVMNSVAPGPFMRSIWHVLRGRPGNR
- a CDS encoding helix-turn-helix transcriptional regulator, with the translated sequence MSALPTTALIAAPPTLFRQGLMALLREHWPQLLFTLTADASQVAELVAHHAFGLLVLDGTLPGLALPALLARLHQTRPTQRLVVLADQRPLLERGVPLPWPGTRLVVPSQVAPPALATALAPWLDVLFGATARPGPAPTPPATGYFSRRELEVLRLVVADNCNEEIADRLCLSVRTVESHRRMLLQKAGTRTLVGLAARAVREGWVA
- a CDS encoding DUF2795 domain-containing protein, which encodes MYWTLELASYLEDAPWPATKDELIDFSIRSGAPMEVVENLQGLEDDGQPYENIEEVWPDYPTKEDFMFNEDEY
- the ettA gene encoding energy-dependent translational throttle protein EttA, whose product is MSDQPTIIFSMAGVSKIYPPQKQVLKNIYLSFFYGAKIGVLGLNGSGKSSLLKIIAGVDKQFQGEVVFSPGYSVGYLEQEPQLDPAKTVLEVVQEGAAETVALLKEYDEINEAFGAEDADFDKLLERQGTVQERLDQLDAWNLDSKLERAMDALRTPPQEAIIGTLSGGEKRRVALCRLLLQEPDVLLLDEPTNHLDAESVLWLEQHLQQYKGTVIAVTHDRYFLDNVAGWILELDRGTGIPWKGNYSSWLEQKTDRLAKEENTESKRAKTLQRELEWVRMSPKARQSKGKARLANYDKLASEEAKDKEQKLELFIPDGPRLGAQVIEAEHLRKAFGDKLLFENLSFSLPQGGIVGIIGPNGAGKTTLFRMITDQMKPDAGTFEVGPTVQTAYIDQQHDSLDPSKSVFDTITGGTETMLLAGRPVNSRAYVSKFNFGGGDQEKKVGTLSGGEKNRVHLAMTLKQGANLLLLDEPTNDLDVNAIRALEDALENFAGCAVIISHDRWFLDRLATHILAFEGDSEVVWFEGNFSDYEEAKRKRLGDVEPKRVRYKKLG